A DNA window from Minwuia thermotolerans contains the following coding sequences:
- a CDS encoding exopolysaccharide biosynthesis protein: MSSNTYQSEGQARRDPSGDEGGEGLTTVFQSLTEQADHHEKVSVGSLLEAFSHRGFAPLLLIPAVIIITPLGAIPGISVTAGAIYILIGGQILFGRNHPWLPGRLLRMTLPAQKLRKIIEKSLPVTRFVDRLLAQRMEYMTRGVYGRAGGLLCVLMGLLMFPLALMPIGVAAPSAAVAVYSLGLVARDGAFVTAAYLLGGVSVGVAFWLGGIP, encoded by the coding sequence GTGAGTTCCAATACGTACCAGTCGGAGGGTCAGGCGCGGCGTGATCCTTCCGGAGACGAGGGCGGCGAAGGCCTGACGACTGTCTTCCAGAGCCTGACAGAGCAGGCCGATCACCACGAGAAGGTCTCGGTCGGAAGCCTGCTCGAAGCGTTCAGCCATCGCGGCTTTGCGCCGCTTCTGCTGATCCCGGCGGTCATCATCATCACGCCGCTTGGGGCGATTCCGGGCATCTCGGTGACGGCCGGCGCAATCTACATCCTGATCGGGGGCCAGATCCTGTTCGGGCGGAATCACCCCTGGCTGCCCGGACGCCTGCTGCGCATGACGCTGCCGGCGCAGAAACTGAGAAAGATCATTGAAAAGTCGCTGCCGGTGACGCGGTTCGTCGACCGCCTTCTGGCACAGCGGATGGAGTACATGACCCGCGGGGTCTACGGCCGCGCGGGCGGACTGCTGTGCGTGCTTATGGGGCTGCTGATGTTCCCGCTGGCTCTGATGCCGATCGGCGTCGCCGCGCCTTCCGCGGCGGTGGCCGTCTACAGTCTCGGACTGGTGGCGCGGGACGGCGCATTCGTCACCGCCGCCTATCTGCTTGGCGGTGTGAGTGTCGGCGTCGCCTTCTGGCTCGGCGGAATCCCATGA
- a CDS encoding exopolysaccharide biosynthesis protein produces the protein MTMEAASPGRARGRAAGGGEPESLTEVLDRLLDHADGRQVSVGEMLDAFDKRAFAPLLLVPGLVALGPTGAIPGVSIATATIIVLVALQMLVGADHPWLPDRAQRVRFPKSKLQTLVQKSRPVARFIDRFLKHRLTTLTDGIFGRLGAIFCIAMAATMYPLALVPFGVALPSAAIVVFSLGLAARDGVMVILANALGLGALGLAGWFVMNGASQVASG, from the coding sequence ATGACGATGGAGGCGGCCTCTCCCGGCAGGGCGCGCGGCCGCGCGGCGGGCGGCGGCGAACCGGAATCCCTGACCGAGGTGCTGGACCGACTGCTCGATCATGCGGACGGCAGACAGGTTTCCGTCGGCGAGATGCTCGACGCCTTCGACAAGCGCGCCTTCGCCCCGCTGCTGCTGGTGCCCGGCCTGGTGGCGCTGGGCCCCACGGGCGCGATCCCGGGCGTGTCGATCGCGACGGCCACCATCATCGTCCTGGTGGCCCTGCAGATGCTGGTCGGCGCGGACCATCCCTGGCTGCCCGACCGGGCGCAGCGTGTTCGCTTTCCCAAGAGCAAGCTGCAGACACTCGTGCAGAAGTCGCGGCCCGTGGCGCGCTTCATCGACCGTTTCCTGAAGCACCGTCTGACCACCCTGACCGACGGCATATTCGGCCGCCTGGGCGCCATATTCTGCATCGCCATGGCGGCAACGATGTATCCACTGGCGCTGGTGCCCTTCGGCGTCGCCCTTCCGTCGGCGGCGATCGTGGTCTTCAGCCTCGGGCTGGCCGCACGCGACGGCGTCATGGTGATTCTCGCCAACGCGCTCGGGCTTGGCGCCCTCGGCCTGGCCGGCTGGTTCGTGATGAACGGCGCCAGCCAGGTGGCCAGCGGCTGA
- a CDS encoding glutamate synthase subunit beta: protein MGKITGFKEYQRKDRVYRPVEERIRHFKEFVVPLPEDELKIQGARCMDCGIPYCHTGCPINNIIPDWNDMVYRGDWREATEVLHSTNNFPEFTGRICPAPCEAACTLNIDDNPVTIKSIECAIADRAWSEGWVEPQIPAHRTGKSVAVIGSGPAGLSAAQQLARVGHKVDVYEKNARMGGLLRYGIPDFKMEKHLIDRRISQMQAEGVTFFGGMNIGVSKPVEELMAKYDAVILAGGAEHPRDLPVPGRELDGVHFAMDFLPQQNRRVGKERLDVDKEILATDRHVIVIGGGDTGSDCIGTSFRQGAKSVTQLEIMPAPPEKEDKGLTWPNWPLKMRTSSSQAEGATRDFSVMTTQIKGENGHVTAIECARCEGPDKGFARIEGTEFELKADLILLAMGFVHPVLEGMIENLGVALDERKNVLADTESYSASVDKVFACGDMRRGQSLVVWAIREGRQCARAVDEYLMGSSLLPR, encoded by the coding sequence ATGGGCAAGATTACCGGCTTCAAGGAGTACCAGCGCAAGGACAGGGTCTACCGTCCCGTCGAAGAGCGCATCCGCCATTTCAAGGAGTTCGTCGTCCCCCTGCCGGAGGACGAGCTGAAGATCCAGGGCGCACGCTGCATGGATTGCGGCATTCCGTACTGTCACACCGGCTGCCCGATCAACAACATCATTCCCGACTGGAATGATATGGTCTATCGCGGCGACTGGCGCGAGGCGACCGAGGTTCTGCACTCGACCAACAATTTCCCGGAGTTCACCGGCCGCATCTGCCCGGCGCCGTGCGAGGCGGCCTGCACGCTGAACATCGACGACAACCCCGTGACCATCAAGTCGATCGAGTGCGCCATCGCTGACCGCGCCTGGTCGGAGGGCTGGGTGGAGCCGCAGATCCCGGCGCACCGCACCGGCAAGTCCGTCGCCGTGATCGGCTCCGGCCCGGCCGGACTGTCGGCCGCGCAGCAGCTCGCGCGCGTCGGCCACAAGGTCGACGTCTACGAGAAGAACGCCCGCATGGGCGGTCTGCTCCGCTATGGCATTCCGGACTTCAAGATGGAGAAGCACCTCATCGACCGGCGCATCTCCCAGATGCAGGCGGAAGGCGTGACCTTCTTCGGCGGCATGAACATCGGCGTCTCCAAGCCGGTCGAGGAGCTGATGGCGAAGTACGACGCCGTCATCCTCGCCGGCGGCGCCGAGCATCCGCGCGACCTGCCGGTGCCGGGCCGCGAACTCGACGGCGTGCACTTCGCCATGGACTTCCTGCCGCAGCAGAACCGCCGCGTCGGCAAGGAGCGGCTGGACGTGGACAAGGAGATCCTGGCCACCGACAGGCACGTCATCGTCATCGGCGGCGGCGACACCGGCTCCGACTGCATCGGCACCAGCTTCCGCCAGGGCGCGAAGTCGGTGACCCAGCTCGAGATCATGCCGGCGCCGCCGGAGAAGGAAGACAAGGGCCTGACCTGGCCCAATTGGCCGCTGAAGATGCGCACCTCTTCCAGCCAGGCCGAAGGCGCCACGCGCGATTTCTCGGTCATGACCACTCAGATCAAGGGCGAGAACGGCCATGTCACCGCGATCGAATGCGCCCGCTGCGAGGGGCCGGACAAGGGGTTCGCCAGGATCGAGGGCACCGAATTCGAACTGAAGGCGGATCTCATTCTCCTGGCGATGGGCTTTGTCCACCCGGTGCTCGAGGGCATGATCGAGAACCTCGGCGTTGCGCTGGACGAGCGCAAGAACGTCCTGGCGGACACCGAGAGCTACAGCGCCTCGGTCGACAAGGTCTTCGCCTGTGGCGACATGCGCCGCGGCCAGTCGCTGGTGGTATGGGCCATCCGCGAGGGCCGGCAGTGCGCCCGCGCCGTTGACGAGTATCTGATGGGCAGTTCCCTGCTGCCGCGCTGA